From one Streptomyces mobaraensis genomic stretch:
- the mgrA gene encoding L-glyceraldehyde 3-phosphate reductase → MTDSHYRAAETRYDSMEYRRSGRSGLKLPAISLGLWHNFGDDRTLASQRAILRRAFDLGITHFDLANNYGPPPGSAELNFGKLFAQDFRPYRDELLISTKAGYLMHPGPYGEWGSRKYLLSSLDASLVRMGVDYVDIFYSHRFDPHTPLEETMGALASAVRQGKALYAGVSSYTAEQTREAARLLREMGVPALIHQPSYSMINRWTEDDGLLDTLEDEGMGCISFAPLAQGLLTDKYLGGNVPAGSRAAKGTSLDPTLLTEDMLRRLRGLDGIARRRGQSLAQLALRWVLRDERMTSALIGASSVGQLEANVAALEGPELTGEELAEIDSFAVSAEGVNIWANRGGS, encoded by the coding sequence ATGACCGATTCGCACTACCGCGCGGCCGAAACTCGCTACGACTCCATGGAGTACCGGCGAAGCGGCCGCAGCGGGCTCAAACTGCCCGCCATCTCCCTCGGACTGTGGCACAACTTCGGGGACGACCGCACCCTGGCCTCACAGCGCGCCATTCTCCGGCGCGCCTTCGACCTGGGCATCACCCACTTTGATCTGGCCAACAACTACGGACCGCCGCCCGGTTCCGCCGAGCTGAACTTCGGCAAGCTCTTCGCCCAGGACTTCCGGCCCTACCGCGACGAACTGCTCATCTCCACCAAGGCCGGCTATCTGATGCACCCCGGCCCGTACGGCGAATGGGGTTCGCGGAAATACCTGCTCTCGTCCCTCGACGCGTCACTGGTCCGAATGGGTGTCGATTACGTCGATATCTTCTACTCGCACCGCTTCGACCCGCACACCCCGCTGGAGGAGACGATGGGCGCCCTCGCGTCCGCCGTCCGGCAGGGGAAGGCCCTCTACGCCGGTGTCTCCTCGTACACGGCGGAGCAGACCAGGGAGGCCGCCCGGCTGCTGCGCGAGATGGGCGTGCCCGCGCTGATCCACCAGCCCTCCTACTCCATGATCAACCGCTGGACGGAGGACGACGGGCTGCTCGACACCCTGGAGGACGAGGGCATGGGCTGCATCTCCTTCGCGCCGCTGGCCCAGGGGCTGCTCACGGACAAGTACCTGGGCGGGAACGTGCCGGCGGGCTCCCGGGCCGCCAAGGGGACGTCGCTGGACCCGACGCTGCTCACCGAGGACATGCTGCGCCGGCTGCGCGGCCTGGACGGGATCGCGCGGCGCCGCGGGCAGTCGCTGGCGCAGCTGGCGCTGCGCTGGGTGCTGCGGGACGAGCGGATGACCTCCGCGCTGATCGGCGCCTCCAGCGTGGGGCAGCTGGAGGCGAATGTGGCGGCGCTGGAGGGACCGGAATTGACCGGGGAAGAACTGGCTGAGATCGATTCCTTCGCGGTGAGCGCGGAAGGGGTCAACATCTGGGCGAATCGGGGCGGCTCGTAG